TATTATTAGAAATTAATAAAAGCGACCATGAGCCGCATTCAATGAGATTAAGTTGTAGGATAATCTTTTTTATATGATATCCTATACTCTATCGAAATATTTACTTTTTATAAATTCAGCCTCTAGCACCTGCTAGAGGCTTATTGATAATATTATTTTAATGTTACAGATGCGCCAACTTCTTCTAATTTAGCTTTCATTTCTTCAGCTTGATCTTTAGCTACGCCTTCTTTAACATTTGTTGGAGCACCTTCAACTAATGATTTTGCTTCTTTTAATCCTAAACCAGTAATCTCTCTTACTGCTTTGATTACTTTGATTTTTTGTGATCCTGCTGCTGTTAATTCAACATCAAAATCAGTTTTTTCTTCTGCTGCTGCGCCTGCTGCTCCAGGAGCTGCCATTACGACACCTGCTGCTGCAGATACACCAAATTCTTCTTCACACGCTGTTACTAAATCGTTTAATTCTAAAACTGATAATTCTTTAATAGCATCAATTATTTCTGCTGTAGTTAATTTTGCCATTATTATACACCTCCGAAATTTTTATATTATTCTTCTGTTTTTTCTTGTACTTCTTCTTCTACTT
The sequence above is a segment of the Vallitalea longa genome. Coding sequences within it:
- the rplL gene encoding 50S ribosomal protein L7/L12, with product MAKLTTAEIIDAIKELSVLELNDLVTACEEEFGVSAAAGVVMAAPGAAGAAAEEKTDFDVELTAAGSQKIKVIKAVREITGLGLKEAKSLVEGAPTNVKEGVAKDQAEEMKAKLEEVGASVTLK